The following are encoded in a window of Nitrospira sp. genomic DNA:
- a CDS encoding AAA family ATPase — MLITALIGQKGGTGKTTTSLGLAVAAARAGQAAAIIDLDPQANAANWKDRREAPNPAVVSAQVSRLRQTLKTAREHGAEFVVIDTPGKSDSAAVEAARSADLVLIPARPQIFDLETLPAMRDLLRVAGTAPAYLVLNGLHPQARKQAEEAKAMIRDSCGLPVCPVHLCQRASYAEAPMNGLAPQELDPDGKAAVELEQLYRFVLQQLTRTTAQHE, encoded by the coding sequence ATGTTGATTACGGCACTGATCGGACAGAAAGGCGGAACCGGAAAAACGACGACCAGCTTGGGCTTGGCGGTGGCGGCCGCGCGCGCCGGACAGGCCGCCGCGATCATTGACCTTGATCCCCAGGCGAACGCCGCGAACTGGAAGGACCGCCGGGAAGCACCAAATCCAGCCGTCGTATCCGCTCAGGTCAGTCGATTGCGGCAAACCTTGAAAACGGCCCGAGAGCACGGCGCCGAATTTGTCGTCATCGACACGCCGGGGAAATCCGACAGCGCCGCCGTCGAGGCGGCCCGATCCGCCGATTTGGTTCTCATTCCGGCGCGGCCGCAGATTTTTGACTTGGAGACGCTGCCGGCCATGCGCGATCTCTTGCGGGTGGCCGGTACCGCCCCGGCTTATTTGGTTTTGAACGGCTTGCATCCTCAGGCCCGCAAACAAGCCGAAGAAGCCAAGGCGATGATTCGAGACTCGTGCGGTCTGCCCGTTTGCCCGGTGCATCTTTGCCAGCGTGCCAGCTACGCCGAAGCACCGATGAACGGTTTAGCTCCGCAAGAACTCGATCCGGACGGCAAAGCCGCTGTCGAACTGGAGCAGCTTTACCGGTTCGTCCTTCAACAACTCACTCGGACGACAGCACAGCATGAGTAA
- a CDS encoding ribbon-helix-helix domain-containing protein — MSNKLQALQRALDSKQPKVTKPKANTTPARSESYRAPSREGKTNITAYLVPGFKSSLRLIQARNGASLQTLVAEALNDLFVKYNVPTVKEE, encoded by the coding sequence ATGAGTAACAAACTGCAAGCCTTACAACGGGCGCTCGACAGCAAGCAACCCAAAGTCACCAAGCCGAAAGCGAACACGACCCCGGCCCGGAGTGAGAGCTATCGGGCGCCAAGTCGCGAGGGCAAGACGAATATCACCGCTTATCTGGTGCCCGGATTTAAATCCAGTCTGCGGTTGATCCAGGCACGCAACGGCGCCAGTCTTCAAACACTCGTCGCGGAAGCGTTGAATGACTTGTTCGTGAAGTACAACGTGCCGACCGTTAAAGAAGAATGA